Proteins encoded together in one bacterium window:
- a CDS encoding nitrite/sulfite reductase — protein MKNGAEPTDPISRSEISGVAEAVEARIEGTIPPDEFRRRRVVMGIYPIRGGPDRYLLRVRIPLGRVSPRHLRALADMADRYATGGGVHLTTRQDVHVYGVEMRRIPAALSFLAEAGLTTREACGDTVRNTVVCPFAGISPGEVFDVTPYAQALGARLLRHPLGQRLPRKFKIAFEGCSGADHVGLPFQDVGVRAVVSPEGRPGFRIHVAGGLGALPQAGFPLEPFTPVSRLWPTVEALLRIFDRMGDRTNRGRARLKFVAGRLGSDPFRQLFFDERDTVETSVPGRGPVLPEPLVPKSMPTPAQDVLPAWPGVMRQRQADRLAFPVRIPLGDLSSERLRSLAELTERVGAGVRITTAQGILLVDVPESEADGVAVSLRDEGFQPPSAVSIVRCAGTDTCTVGVTRVRGLAALMEEKISSLETAMRRRRPVTIKISGCPNGCGHHLVGEIGLRGVARNVNGRLAPHYMLHLGDVAREDGSAPFGTPIGRVAVRRVPEAVERLLALLDEEGEDGESARETFARLGKDRCAAALKGLLEESPERYREEDFFDLGVASPEAFPAVAAGGRAP, from the coding sequence ATGAAGAACGGCGCGGAGCCGACGGACCCGATCTCCCGGTCGGAAATCTCCGGGGTCGCGGAGGCGGTGGAGGCGCGCATCGAAGGGACGATCCCTCCGGACGAGTTCCGCCGCCGCCGGGTAGTGATGGGGATCTACCCCATACGAGGAGGGCCCGACCGGTACCTCCTCCGCGTCCGCATTCCACTTGGACGGGTTTCGCCCCGTCATCTGCGCGCCCTTGCGGACATGGCCGACCGGTACGCGACCGGCGGAGGAGTCCACCTGACCACCCGGCAGGATGTCCACGTCTACGGAGTGGAGATGCGGCGTATCCCCGCCGCGCTCTCCTTTCTCGCGGAAGCGGGGCTCACCACGCGGGAAGCGTGCGGCGACACCGTGCGGAACACCGTGGTTTGCCCCTTCGCGGGGATCTCCCCCGGCGAGGTCTTCGACGTGACGCCGTACGCGCAAGCGCTCGGAGCGCGGCTCCTTCGCCATCCTCTCGGGCAACGGCTTCCCCGGAAGTTCAAGATCGCTTTCGAGGGGTGCAGCGGGGCCGATCATGTCGGACTTCCGTTCCAGGACGTGGGGGTGCGGGCCGTCGTCTCGCCGGAGGGTCGTCCGGGATTCCGGATTCACGTCGCCGGGGGGTTGGGAGCGTTGCCGCAGGCGGGGTTCCCGCTGGAGCCGTTCACTCCGGTATCCCGTTTATGGCCCACCGTGGAGGCGCTGTTGCGGATCTTCGACCGCATGGGGGACCGGACGAACCGCGGGCGCGCGCGGCTGAAATTCGTCGCGGGAAGGCTGGGATCCGATCCGTTCCGGCAGCTTTTCTTCGACGAGCGGGATACCGTGGAGACTTCCGTTCCGGGGCGAGGACCGGTGCTGCCGGAACCGCTTGTCCCGAAAAGCATGCCGACCCCGGCGCAGGACGTGCTTCCGGCGTGGCCCGGCGTGATGCGCCAGCGCCAGGCGGATCGCCTCGCCTTCCCGGTCCGGATTCCTCTCGGGGATCTCTCTTCGGAGCGCCTGCGTTCGCTTGCGGAGTTGACGGAGCGGGTGGGCGCGGGAGTGCGCATCACGACCGCGCAGGGGATCCTGCTGGTCGATGTCCCGGAGTCGGAGGCGGATGGCGTCGCGGTCTCGTTGCGGGATGAAGGTTTCCAGCCGCCGTCGGCGGTCTCGATCGTCCGGTGCGCGGGGACGGACACCTGCACGGTCGGCGTCACCCGTGTCCGCGGGCTCGCGGCGTTGATGGAAGAAAAGATCTCTTCCCTGGAGACGGCGATGCGCCGACGCCGGCCGGTGACGATCAAAATCTCCGGCTGCCCCAACGGGTGCGGTCATCACCTGGTCGGGGAGATCGGCCTGCGGGGGGTCGCAAGGAACGTGAACGGCCGCCTGGCTCCCCACTACATGCTTCACCTGGGCGACGTCGCCCGGGAGGACGGATCTGCGCCCTTCGGAACGCCCATCGGTCGCGTCGCGGTTCGGCGGGTTCCGGAAGCGGTCGAACGTCTTCTGGCGCTTCTCGACGAGGAGGGCGAGGACGGAGAGAGCGCCCGGGAAACGTTCGCGCGACTCGGGAAGGACCGGTGCGCGGCGGCGCTGAAGGGCCTGCTGGAGGAATCCCCGGAGCGTTACCGCGAGGAGGATTTTTTCGACCTGGGGGTTGCCTCCCCCGAGGCGTTCCCCGCCGTCGCCGCCGGGGGCAGAGCCCCTTGA